In a single window of the Cryptococcus tetragattii IND107 chromosome 1, whole genome shotgun sequence genome:
- a CDS encoding eukaryotic translation initiation factor 3 subunit L — MADPSAFYEPEEDELLSQLAIPVHTYQPLSEGDEYRRLQQLEQHAYAQQTAMAQEQEMEQLAALELVPEDVKRFLVMFHQAILENDLPTITSMYESGWNKLTQAHYLNNEWPEAELIAPLVGNDQVFLTLYRELYFRHVYARLQPTIDDRFQSYENICELFNYLLNSEGPVPLDLPIQWLWDMLDEFVYQFTSFSHWRSSPKSKTEEELEMLAESPNIWSSYSVLNVLYSLVQKSQINEQLKAERAGKSAEEVAEVAGEYGSKPLYKNLGYFSLICLLHVHVLLGDPTLALQTMENVDLGNAAFLTRITACHVTTYYHVGCAYMALGRWPDAIKTFVSVLIFFIRMKQYHTRSYQYGSIAKTCERMYALLAICTTLSPGPSDENIMTIVKEHYGDQLAILQRGGSEAVEAFKDLYLQACPKYLNVNPPPYEDASALEAWLANPPADATQRHLELFLSDVQAVQGVNGMRNLLKLYTSIDAAKLAAFSVSGEEEGEEEVLQQLMVLKSASSTYGRGQAETTLLDGERKVTNNLDFTIDGTMVHVEETTSHRRYAGFFIRNAEHAQRALSSIKSAPLPIRKPASSSAPAPATTSAIISKPGESATSAGAEAPAAAPEKKAGAWVPKSRQARIAA; from the exons ATGGCCGACCCTAGCGCTTTCTACGAAcctgaagaggacgaaCTCCTCTCTCAGCTCGCCATCCCCGTCCATACCTATCAGCCCCTTTCCGAAGGCGACGAATACAGGCGCCTCCAGCAACTCGAGCAGCATGCTTACGCCCAGCAGACCGCCATGGCCcaggagcaggagatgGAGCAGCTCGCCGCTTTGGAGCTCGTCCCGGAGGATGTGAAGAGGTTCTTGGTCATGTTCCACCAGGCCATCTTGGAGAACGATTTGCCTACCATTACCAGCATGTACGAGTCTGGATGGAACAAGCTCACTCAG GCTCACTATCTTAACAACGAGTGGCCCGAGGCTGAGCTCATTGCTCCTCTTGTTGGCAATG ACCAGGTGTTCTTGACTCTTTATCGAGAGCTTTACTTCCGACACGTCTACGCTAGGCTCCAGCCCACCATTGACGACCGATTCCAATCATATGAAAACATTTGCGAACTTTTCAACTACCTCCTCA ATTCTGAAGGCCCCGTTCCTCTTGACCTCCCTATCCAATGGCTTTGGGACATGCTCGATGAGTTTGTCTACCAattcacctctttctctcacTGGCGCTCTTCTCCCAAGTCCAAGACTGAGGAGGAACTCGAGATGCTCGCCGAATCACCAAACATTTGGTCCTCTTACTCTGTCTTGAACGTCCTCTATTCTCTTGTTCAAAAGTCTCAAATCAACGAGCAGCTCAAGGCTGAGAGGGCGGGCAAGTCTGCTGAGGAGGTCGCCGAGGTTGCTGGAGAGTATGGAAGCAAGCCCCTTTACAAGAACTTGGGTTACTTCTCTTTGATTTGCTTGTTGCACGTTCACGTGTTATTGGGTGACCCTACTT TGGCTTTGCAGACTATGGAGAACGTTGACCTTGGTAACGCCGCTTTCCTTACCAGGATCACCGCTTGCCACGTTACAACTTACTACCATGTTGGATGTGCCTATATGGCTCTCGGACGTTGGCCTGACGCAATCAAGACCTTCGTCTCtgtcctcatcttcttcatccgtATGAAGCAGTACCACACCAGGTCTTATCAGTACGGTTCC ATCGCCAAGACCTGTGAGCGAATGTacgcccttcttgccatctGCACCACCCTTTCCCCCGGTCCCTCCGACGAAAACATCATGACCATTGTCAAGGAGCACTACGGTGACCAACTTGCTATCCTCCAACGTGGCGGCTCCGAGGCCGTTGAGGCCTTCAAAGATCTCTACCTCCAAGCTTGCCCTAAATACCTCAATGTTAACCCTCCTCCCTATGAAGATGCTTCTGCTCTCGAGGCCTGGCTGGCCAACCCCCCTGCGGATGCTACCCAGAGGCATCTCGAGTTGTTCTTGAGCGATGTTCAGGCTGTTCAGGGTGTTAACGGCATGAGAAACCTGTTGAAGCTTTACACATCTATTGATGCTGCCAAACTTGCGGCGTTCTCGGTAtctggagaagaggaaggcgaagaagaggtgttACAGCAATTGATGGTGCTCAAGAGTGCCAGCAGTACTTATGGACGAGGACAAGCCGAGACAACATTGTTGGACGGTGAGCGGAAAGTGACCAACAACTTGGATTTCACCATTGACGGA ACCATGGTTCACGTTGAGGAAACCACTTCTCACAGAAGATATGctggcttcttcatccgaAATGCCGAGCACGCCCAACGTGCGCTTTCATCTATCAAATCAGCCCCTTTGCCCATTCGTAAACCCGCTTCATCGTCTGCCCCTGCTCCCGCTACCACCTCTGCGATCATAAGCAAACCTGGTGAATCAGCAACCTCTGCAGGTGCAGAGGCCCCCGCGGCGGCTCcggaaaagaaggctggTGCTTGGGTGCCAAAGTCTAGACAAGCAAGGATTGCGGCTTAA